In Deltaproteobacteria bacterium, the following are encoded in one genomic region:
- the rplD gene encoding 50S ribosomal protein L4, with product MDAQPLHIPVFSLGKETVGEIEIPAHIAQQPPREHLLYEVVKMQLANRRSGNASTKTRGEVRGGGKKPWRQKGTGRARAGSSRSPLWVGGATIFGPRPRSYQYRMPKSARRTALCAAIAVKQRQGELTVVQELSLAEPKTKRMVEILERLGLGNNVLVVVEEKNANVEKSARNLPLVKVLRSDGLNVYDLLRYRQVLFTQQALTKISERLKS from the coding sequence CTCGGCAAAGAAACCGTCGGAGAGATCGAGATCCCTGCGCATATTGCCCAGCAACCGCCACGTGAACACCTCCTCTACGAAGTTGTGAAGATGCAATTGGCGAATCGCCGCTCGGGAAACGCTTCTACAAAAACCCGAGGTGAAGTCAGAGGTGGTGGAAAGAAACCGTGGCGGCAGAAAGGAACTGGGAGGGCTCGTGCCGGAAGTTCCCGATCTCCACTCTGGGTGGGTGGGGCAACGATCTTCGGTCCTCGCCCCCGTTCCTATCAGTATAGGATGCCGAAGAGCGCTAGAAGAACCGCTCTTTGCGCCGCGATTGCCGTCAAGCAACGCCAAGGCGAACTGACCGTCGTCCAGGAACTATCCCTAGCTGAGCCGAAAACGAAGCGAATGGTAGAGATTCTCGAGCGACTCGGGTTAGGGAATAATGTTCTCGTCGTCGTTGAAGAGAAGAATGCAAACGTCGAAAAATCGGCGAGAAACTTGCCACTCGTCAAAGTACTGCGCAGCGACGGACTCAATGTGTATGACTTGCTTCGGTACCGACAGGTGCTGTTTACACAGCAAGCTTTGACGAAAATTAGCGAAAGACTAAAGTCATGA
- the rplW gene encoding 50S ribosomal protein L23, whose translation MIRDMYSVLLAPLVTEKATLVNSMGNQVVFRVRPGANKYAIKNAVENLFKVKVTKVRTIQYLGKERRVGKSIGRRSAWKKAYVTLAEGDRIDFFEGA comes from the coding sequence ATGATTAGAGATATGTACTCCGTCTTGCTAGCTCCTTTAGTGACGGAAAAGGCCACGCTAGTAAATAGTATGGGCAATCAGGTTGTCTTCCGTGTCCGGCCTGGTGCCAATAAATACGCGATTAAGAACGCCGTGGAAAATCTCTTCAAGGTCAAGGTGACGAAAGTCCGCACGATTCAGTATCTTGGAAAAGAGCGGCGTGTTGGAAAGTCCATCGGTCGTCGCTCTGCCTGGAAAAAAGCCTATGTGACGCTGGCCGAAGGTGACCGGATCGATTTCTTTGAGGGGGCCTAG